The following are encoded together in the Hydractinia symbiolongicarpus strain clone_291-10 chromosome 14, HSymV2.1, whole genome shotgun sequence genome:
- the LOC130625065 gene encoding uncharacterized protein LOC130625065, with protein METWKEVNEENHNKLANLGVPVAVIPSTGRGKHHSLTDKQLGQIPSRSLIAVGASVILTKNQKGLTGLGLNNGAMGKVIAILYAPDTSPPEFPIAVVVNFPNYKGPVWLVEHPTWVPITPVEGRCESDCCVRSGLPLMPGYAITIAKSQGMSIGDGKTATHMRIKLQQGIEMEKNNLGTA; from the coding sequence ATGGAAACATGGAAGGAAGTTAATGAAGAAAACCACAATAAATTAGCTAACCTTGGTGTACCAGTTGCTGTTATTCCATCAACGGGTCGTGGTAAACATCATTCATTAACAGATAAACAATTGGGACAAATTCCATCACGGTCTTTGATTGCGGTTGGTGCCAGTGTAATACTAACTAAGAACCAAAAGGGTCTTACTGGACTTGGCCTTAATAATGGTGCAATGGGTAAAGTGATTGCAATTCTTTATGCTCCAGATACATCACCGCCTGAATTCCCTATTGCTGTTGTTGTCAATTTTCCAAATTATAAAGGACCAGTATGGCTTGTTGAACATCCCACATGGGTACCAATTACTCCTGTTGAAGGACGATGTGAGTCAGATTGTTGCGTTAGAAGTGGATTACCATTAATGCCAGGTTACGCTATAACAATTGCAAAAAGTCAAGGTATGTCTATTGGAGATGGTAAAACTGCCACACATATGCGTATAAAGTTACAACAAGGAATTGAAATGGAGAAAAATAACCTTGGTACAGCCTAG
- the LOC130625799 gene encoding uncharacterized protein LOC130625799: MAASLREKEFNVDIFTILNHQNEHDGNNKKEDMDAGVNAKEMYKLKFEDVWNHIRCTVAPVLSGKSQRKRKVLKKVKEGIQKKVEKMFETDVDGSETIKHIESDLYERFQVRLELIKYMKGQEGSESVVSGCYPLPERNKLDGQDECDADSQETKSSETDELSNDVPLRKKKKWSYMPTKQDELVEKLDGANKRLTRLENLTSTLSYRIHELKEKNASLLLRNAEFTRLKLVEQLGMNRSVQMVDASLFASRFHTGDPLLQEETPCILDSAFISTLKITDFCEGVFASTKRAMFDDGDTVILKTFSKDCCQNNIKNVAM, from the exons atggcggCGTCGTTGCGAGAAAAAGAATTCAACGTtgatatttttactattttaaatCATCAAAATGAACACGATGGTAATAATAAAAAGGAAGATATGGATGCTGGAGTCAATGCAAAAGAAATGTACAAGCTTAAATTTGAAG ATGTTTGGAATCATATCAGGTGCACAGTTGCTCCAGTTTTAAGTGGAAAATCTCAAAGGAAAAGAAAGGTTCTGAAAAAAGTAAAGGAGGGTATTCAG AAAAAAGTGGAGAAAATGTTTGAAACTGACGTAGATGGAAGTGAGACGATCAAACATATTGAGAGTGACCTATACGAACGATTTCAG GTTCGGTTGGAGTTGATAAAGTACATGAAAGGACAAGAGGGAAGTGAATCTGTTGTCAGCGGCTGCTATCCCTTAccggaaagaaataaa cttgaTGGACAAGATGAATGTGATGCCGATAGTCAAGAAACAAAAAGCTCTGAAACTGATGaa CTTTCCAATGATGTCCCactaagaaagaagaaaaaatggtCGTACATGCCTACAAAACAAGACGAACTGGTAGAAAAACTGGATGGCGCCAATAAGCGGTTGACGAGACTAGAAAATTTAACATCAACATTGAGCTATCGGATCCAcgaattgaaagaaaaaaatgcgtCGCTGCTGCTAAGAAATGCCGAATTCACAAGGTTAAAGCTGGTAGAACAATTAGGCATGAATCGATCAGTACAAATGGTTGATGCGTCCTTGTTTGCGAGTCGCTTTCATACAGGAGATCCACTATTGCAAGAGGAAACCCCTTGCATTCTAGATTCAGCGTTCATTTCTACGCTGAAAATAACAGATTTTTGTGAAGGTGTTTTTGCTTCTACTAAAAGGGCTATGTTCGATGACGGAGATACTGTGATATTGAAAACGTTTTCAAAAGATTGTTGtcaaaataacattaaaaatgttGCCATGTAA